From Ptiloglossa arizonensis isolate GNS036 chromosome 14, iyPtiAriz1_principal, whole genome shotgun sequence, the proteins below share one genomic window:
- the Mtpap gene encoding mitochondrial poly(A) polymerase, whose product MVNYHTSCYEYMLFHVFHIRAGRLKMALVNRVCITCCPLLNTFYCKCTLNIIRFKSNNLLKTKFESNNSTHSQQIIENDVPNSKPKDAKRLFHDTINFRKDQARKSILVQLSDYESVNNIRNYCEQFGKIKSIYHYCLQQKSNPHCILLEFESMECLNRLKRICTYKNKTEHIPIETRVFYFHGRKYSNLQNNNKLGTSDFNFPKYSSLHPAIHAIREKLHSSKSVSKQMLDLYEMTQFTDLDIRLRFHTVHQLEVCFSNLFPTISITPFGSSVNGFGQMGCDLDLVFKIANEKEDQLNQFLFQSKPYPFSEKYTQQQFLSLVSTILRQFMPGITNVVNILEARVPIIKFENIYTNMHCDLSSVNSIAIRMTELLYIFGEMDPRVRPLVCTIRKWAKHTNVVTSISPTQRVTNFSLTLLIIFYLQMQNILPSINTLLMNIGTYENSYDKKLFTKKKSSESLHSLLIGFFEYYSTFNFNENAICLLIGKTRAKSSKAVLYIANPFNASLNVCHNVTANELTFIISQFQSALFLMESDRTDHLKYLIGATNPEKEKNTQWSNKNSYPASIVYQEQIFDQTKPVNDSNKLKEKIK is encoded by the exons ATGGTAAATTACCATACGAGTTG TTACGAGTATATGCTGTTCCACGTGTTTCACATAAGAGCTGGTCGTTTAAAAATGGCACTCGTTAATCGTGTCTGTATAACTTGTTGTCCTTTGTTAAATACATTTTACTGTAAATGTACGCTAAACATAATAAGATTTAAGTCAAATAATCTTCTTAAGACAAAGTTTGAAAGTAATAATAGTACGCATTCACAACAAATTATCGAAAACG ATGTACCAAACAGCAAACCAAAAGATGCAAAGAGGTTGTTTCACGATacgattaattttagaaaagatCAAGCAAGAAAAAGTATCCTAGTGCAACTGTCAGATTATGAATCTGTTAATAATATTAGGAattattgtgaacaatttggaaAGATTAAAAGTATATATCATTATTGTTTGCAACAGAAAAGTAAT CCACATTGTATTTTATTGGAATTTGAGTCTATGGAATGTCTGAATAGATTAAAACGcatatgtacatataagaaCAAAACTGAACATATTCCTATCGAGACaagagtattttattttcatggtAGAAAGTATTCTAATCtacaaaataataacaaattggGTACATCGGATTTCAACTTTCCAAAGTATAGTTCTCTACATCCCGCAATTCATGCAATCAGAGAGAAGCTACACTCGTCGAAATCT gtATCAAAGCAAATGCTCGATCTTTATGAAATGACACAGTTTACAGATCTTGATATAAGATTGAGGTTTCACACTGTGCATCAGTTAGAAGTTTGTTTTTCTAACTTATTTCCAACTATTTCTATTACACCATTTGGATCATCCGTAAATGGTTTTGGACAGATGGGATGTGACCTTGATTTAGTGTTTAAAATCGCTAACGAGAAAGAG gaCCAATTGAACCAATTTCTATTTCAATCTAAACCTTACCCTTTTAGCGAGAAATATacgcaacaacaatttttgtcATTAGTATCTACTATACTAAGACAATTTATGCCTGGTATCACTAATGTAGTAAATATTCTCGAAGCTCGTGTTCCCATAATTAAGTTTGAAAATATCTATACAAATATGCACTGTGATCTTAGTTCCGTTAATTC GATTGCGATACGTATGACCGAATTGTTATACATATTTGGAGAAATGGATCCACGCGTCAGGCCACTCGTTTGCACTATTCGTAAATGGGCTAAACATACAAACGTAGTAACATCCATTTCACCGACTCAACGTGTAACAAACTTCTCTCTTACCctcttaataatattttatctgcAGATGCAAAATATATTACCTTCTATAAATACACTATTAATGAACATAG gaaCTTACGAAAACTCGTATGACAAGAAATTGTttacgaaaaagaaatcgagtGAATCTTTGCATTCTCTTTTAATCGGgttttttgaatattattccACTTTCAATTTTAACGAGAATGCAATATGCCTTCTAATTGGAAAGACAAGGGCAAAATCAAGTAAAGCGGTCCTTTACATTGCCAATCCATTCAATGCATCGTTAAATGTTTGTCATAACGTAACTGCAAATGAACTAACATttataatttctcaatttcaaagtgctctttttttaatggaaagtGATCGAACAGATCATCTTAAGTATTTAATTGGAGCAACTAATcctgaaaaagagaaaaatactcaATGGTCCAATAAGAATTCTTATCCCGCAAGCATAGTTTatcaagaacaaatttttgatcAGACGAAACCAGTGAATGATTCTAATAAActgaaagagaaaataaaataa